ACGTGGGGGCCGATGCACGGCTACGCGGTCGCCCGCTGGGTGCGGGACACCACGGAGGAGGACCTCCTGGTCGAGGAGGGCGCGCTCTACACGTCGCTGCACCGGATGGAGCGGCGGGGGTGGATCGCCGCCGAGTGGGGCCTCTCCGACAACAATCGCCGCGCGAAGTTCTACCAGCTGACGGGCGCGGGCCGCCGCGAGCTGAAGGCGCAGGCGGCCGCGTTCTCGCGCTACGCCACCGCGATGTTCAAGGTGCTCCAGACCGCATGAGCCCGTCCATTCGCTGGCCTGGCCTGAGGCGCGTGTTCCGCTTGGGGCGCGCCGCCGACGTCGAGCGCGAGGTGGACGAGGAGCTGCGTTTCCACCTGGACCTCGCCGCGC
The window above is part of the Gemmatimonadales bacterium genome. Proteins encoded here:
- a CDS encoding PadR family transcriptional regulator; translated protein: MAAELELMQGTLDLMVLKALTWGPMHGYAVARWVRDTTEEDLLVEEGALYTSLHRMERRGWIAAEWGLSDNNRRAKFYQLTGAGRRELKAQAAAFSRYATAMFKVLQTA